Proteins from one Stenotrophomonas aracearum genomic window:
- a CDS encoding SLC13 family permease has product MDTTLTLTTDMKLVLGLVGFTMAMFLFERIRADVVALVVLVVLGVTGLIAPEEIFGGFSGNAVMSIIATTILGAGLDRTGALNRLAAWLLRRGHGVETRLLMMTTAIAGLNSSFMQNPSVMALYLPVASRLAARTGLTLQRLLLPIAAAIVMGGALTMVGNSPLILLNDLLASANNNLPSGLATIEPLRMFAPLPIGLALLVASLLYFRYFGDRKLVEEETLANDGVTPARTESYFAKTYGIEGDVFELVVSAESPLVGMTLGEAELVHDAPLMLALKTGNDTRLAPPAEMRIWVGSVLGVMGSRQQVSDFAQNQFLRMSSRLKHLGDLFNPSRAGISEAVVPPTSDVIGKSASDLRLRKQRGISLLAINRDKQVIREDVRNVPLRAGDMLVFHSIWTDLAQAAKSRDFVVVTDYPKGEQRPHKFKIAMSIFAITILIALTSRLPVALTLMTGVAGMLLTGVLRMDEAYASINWKTVFMMAGLIPLGWAMDSSGAAAWVAGHTIDRLPTGIPVWVLEIALALLTTVFSLVISHVGATIVMVPIAVNLALAAGGSPTAFALIVALSASNNLMTQSNPVISMITGPANYTPRELWRVGAPLSLIYTAVVVVMINLMF; this is encoded by the coding sequence ATGGACACCACGCTGACGCTGACCACCGACATGAAGCTCGTTCTCGGGCTGGTCGGCTTCACGATGGCGATGTTCCTGTTCGAACGCATCCGCGCCGACGTGGTGGCGCTGGTGGTGCTGGTGGTGCTGGGCGTCACGGGCCTGATCGCGCCGGAGGAAATCTTCGGCGGCTTCAGCGGTAACGCGGTGATGAGCATCATCGCCACCACCATCCTGGGTGCCGGCCTGGACCGCACCGGGGCACTGAACCGGCTGGCGGCCTGGCTGCTGCGGCGCGGGCACGGGGTGGAAACGCGGCTGCTGATGATGACCACGGCGATTGCCGGCTTGAATTCGTCGTTCATGCAGAACCCGTCGGTCATGGCGCTGTACCTGCCGGTCGCGTCGCGGCTGGCGGCGCGCACCGGGCTGACGCTGCAGCGGTTGCTGCTGCCGATTGCCGCGGCCATCGTCATGGGCGGCGCACTGACCATGGTCGGCAACTCGCCGCTGATCCTGCTCAACGATCTGCTGGCCTCGGCCAACAACAACCTGCCCTCGGGCCTGGCCACCATCGAGCCGCTGCGCATGTTCGCGCCGCTGCCGATCGGCCTGGCGCTGCTGGTCGCCTCGCTGCTGTACTTCCGCTACTTCGGCGACCGCAAGCTGGTGGAAGAGGAAACGCTGGCCAACGACGGCGTCACCCCGGCGCGGACCGAAAGCTATTTCGCCAAGACCTACGGCATCGAGGGCGATGTGTTCGAGCTGGTGGTCAGCGCGGAAAGCCCGCTGGTGGGCATGACCCTGGGCGAGGCCGAGCTGGTCCACGATGCGCCGCTGATGCTGGCGCTGAAAACCGGCAACGACACCCGCCTGGCCCCGCCAGCGGAGATGCGGATCTGGGTGGGCAGCGTGCTCGGGGTGATGGGCAGCCGGCAGCAGGTCAGCGACTTCGCGCAGAACCAGTTCCTGCGCATGTCCTCGCGCCTGAAGCACTTGGGCGACCTGTTCAACCCCAGCCGCGCCGGTATTTCCGAAGCGGTGGTGCCGCCCACCTCGGACGTGATCGGCAAGAGCGCTTCGGATCTGCGCCTGCGCAAGCAGCGCGGGATCAGCCTGCTGGCGATCAACCGCGACAAGCAGGTGATCCGCGAGGACGTGCGCAACGTGCCGCTGCGCGCCGGCGACATGCTGGTGTTCCACAGCATCTGGACCGACCTGGCGCAGGCGGCCAAGAGCCGCGACTTCGTGGTAGTGACCGACTACCCGAAGGGCGAACAGCGCCCGCACAAGTTCAAGATCGCGATGTCGATCTTCGCCATCACGATCCTGATCGCGCTGACCTCCAGGCTGCCGGTCGCACTGACGCTGATGACCGGCGTGGCCGGCATGCTGCTGACCGGGGTGCTGCGCATGGACGAGGCCTACGCCTCGATCAACTGGAAAACCGTGTTCATGATGGCCGGGCTGATTCCACTGGGCTGGGCGATGGACAGCAGCGGTGCGGCGGCGTGGGTGGCCGGGCATACCATCGACCGCCTGCCCACCGGCATTCCGGTGTGGGTGCTGGAGATCGCGCTGGCGCTGCTGACCACGGTGTTCTCGCTGGTCATCAGCCACGTGGGCGCGACCATCGTGATGGTGCCGATCGCGGTGAACCTGGCATTGGCGGCCGGCGGCAGCCCGACCGCATTCGCGCTCATTGTGGCGTTGTCGGCGTCGAACAACCTGATGACACAGTCCAATCCGGTGATCTCGATGATCACCGGCCCGGCAAACTACACGCCACGTGAGTTGTGGCGGGTGGGTGCGCCGTTGTCGTTGATCTACACCGCCGTCGTAGTGGTAATGATCAACCTCATGTTCTGA